Proteins encoded by one window of Clostridium bornimense:
- a CDS encoding citrate/2-methylcitrate synthase produces MATVTEINFSEITPAIKRLKDVCVKNSTIEQSLYIEHKVNRGLRDINGKGVLTGLTEISEICSKKVIDGKEVPCDGKLFYRGINIESLVSGFVKEKRFGFEEVAYLLILGDLPTREQLNDFTDILAGYRSLPTSFVRDIIMKAPSFDMMNTLARSVLTLYSYDEKADDTSIDNVLRQCLQLIAVFPLLSVYGYQTYDHYYNGNSLIIHTPRTDLSTAENILYMLRPDSKYTELEARILDVALVLHAEHGGGNNSTFTTHVVSSSGTDTYSAIAAALGSLKGPKHGGANIKVVKMFNDMKEKISNWNDEDEIRSYLKALLHKEAFDKSGLIYGMGHAVYSLSDPRANIFKKFVKNLSEEKGRTEEYNLYSLVEKLAPEVIAEERKTYKGVSANIDFYSGFVYSMLDLPLELYTPIFAMARIAGWSAHRIEELINTDKIIRPAYMNVKEQREYVDLNNR; encoded by the coding sequence ATGGCAACAGTAACAGAAATAAATTTCTCTGAAATCACACCAGCAATAAAAAGATTAAAAGATGTATGTGTTAAAAATAGTACAATAGAACAAAGTCTATATATAGAGCATAAAGTTAATAGAGGACTAAGAGATATAAATGGTAAAGGAGTTCTTACTGGATTAACGGAAATCTCTGAAATATGCTCTAAGAAGGTTATAGATGGTAAAGAAGTTCCGTGTGATGGAAAGCTTTTCTATAGAGGTATAAATATAGAGAGCTTAGTAAGTGGGTTTGTAAAAGAAAAGAGATTTGGATTTGAAGAAGTTGCATATTTGCTTATACTGGGGGACTTGCCTACTAGAGAACAATTAAATGATTTTACAGATATATTAGCAGGGTATAGAAGTCTACCAACTTCTTTTGTTAGGGATATTATAATGAAAGCACCTAGCTTTGATATGATGAATACTCTTGCTAGAAGCGTCCTAACATTATATTCTTATGATGAAAAAGCTGATGATACTTCTATAGACAATGTATTACGTCAATGTTTGCAACTTATAGCGGTATTTCCATTACTATCAGTATATGGATATCAAACTTATGATCACTATTATAATGGAAATAGTCTAATTATTCATACTCCACGAACAGATTTATCTACAGCTGAAAATATTTTATACATGTTAAGGCCAGATAGTAAATATACAGAGTTGGAAGCAAGAATTTTAGATGTAGCATTAGTATTGCATGCAGAACATGGTGGTGGTAATAATTCAACATTTACTACTCATGTAGTTTCATCTTCAGGAACAGATACGTATTCTGCTATTGCCGCTGCATTAGGATCTTTAAAGGGGCCTAAGCATGGCGGAGCAAATATAAAGGTAGTAAAAATGTTCAATGATATGAAGGAAAAAATATCAAATTGGAATGATGAGGATGAAATTAGAAGCTACTTAAAAGCATTATTACACAAAGAGGCTTTTGATAAATCTGGACTTATTTATGGGATGGGACATGCAGTTTACTCTTTATCAGATCCTCGTGCAAATATATTTAAGAAGTTTGTAAAGAATCTATCAGAGGAAAAAGGTAGGACAGAAGAATATAATTTATATTCTTTAGTTGAAAAATTAGCACCTGAAGTTATAGCAGAAGAAAGAAAAACTTATAAAGGTGTTAGTGCAAATATAGATTTTTATAGTGGATTTGTTTATAGCATGTTAGACTTACCATTAGAATTATATACACCTATTTTTGCTATGGCACGCATCGCTGGATGGAGTGCTCATAGAATTGAAGAATTAATAAATACGGATAAGATTATTCGTCCTGCATATATGAATGTTAAAGAACAAAGAGAATATGTAGATTTAAATAACAGATAA